In a single window of the Niabella ginsenosidivorans genome:
- a CDS encoding DinB family protein — translation METGTIDAKKMGLDFTLAANAFIFLLENVPQDRYNEIPFEGSWTPGQVADHVIKFLSGIVYVQQQPQVVTERPVDQYEPVLKEIFLDFGKKFNAPPNAVPGNGPFDRQHQVAQIKKRVQEIIENITGDRLEKLYTGVPFPTLAEFTGLEWICFGTYHLRRHTHQLEHICSIYQAA, via the coding sequence ATGGAAACAGGTACGATTGATGCAAAAAAGATGGGGCTGGATTTTACACTGGCGGCAAATGCATTTATTTTTTTACTGGAAAATGTACCGCAGGACCGTTACAATGAGATTCCGTTTGAAGGAAGCTGGACACCGGGCCAGGTAGCCGATCACGTAATTAAATTTTTATCAGGTATTGTATATGTACAGCAACAGCCGCAGGTGGTTACGGAAAGGCCTGTTGATCAATACGAACCTGTTTTAAAGGAAATATTTCTGGATTTTGGAAAAAAATTCAACGCGCCACCCAATGCAGTGCCCGGTAACGGGCCTTTTGACCGGCAGCATCAGGTGGCTCAGATAAAAAAGCGGGTGCAGGAAATAATAGAAAATATTACCGGTGACCGGTTGGAGAAGCTGTATACAGGTGTTCCTTTTCCTACCCTTGCTGAATTTACAGGGCTTGAATGGATTTGTTTTGGGACCTATCATCTCCGGCGGCATACACATCAGTTGGAGCATATCTGTTCTATTTATCAGGCTGCATAA
- a CDS encoding iron chaperone yields the protein MQTEKFKTVAGYINSVSGIQKKQLQQIRNIIKQAAPADAEEVISYNIPAIKAQTVLVYYAAYAHHIGFYPTGAPIKAFANALTGYKTSEGAVQFPLEHPLPEELIKQMVRYRIKDAEEKAAAKRSRPVK from the coding sequence ATGCAGACTGAAAAATTCAAAACAGTTGCAGGTTACATCAACAGCGTTTCCGGTATTCAAAAAAAGCAGTTGCAGCAGATCCGGAATATTATAAAGCAGGCGGCACCGGCAGATGCGGAGGAAGTGATCAGTTATAATATACCGGCAATAAAAGCGCAGACGGTTCTGGTTTATTATGCTGCCTATGCGCATCATATCGGTTTTTATCCAACCGGGGCGCCAATAAAAGCATTTGCCAATGCGTTAACAGGGTATAAGACCTCTGAGGGCGCAGTGCAATTCCCCCTGGAGCACCCGCTGCCGGAAGAGCTGATAAAACAGATGGTACGGTATCGCATAAAAGATGCAGAAGAAAAAGCCGCGGCAAAACGCAGCCGGCCTGTAAAATAA
- a CDS encoding alpha/beta fold hydrolase, with protein sequence MMKLFWLRTWLFTGLLLLGAAGCGRLRVMTYGYNNNVGKYYDIRGIHMYTEVYGKGKPLLMIHGNGGDMSAFANNVPYFSKKYKVILADSRAHGRSADTSDSLSFEMMADDYAALLTAMHIPSAYVLGWSDGGIIALELAMRHPDKVLKLASSGANLWADSVGLRPDVWLEGVEEYQSWQKRLPLTDVNDRNDYKIFMLDYEQPNIALEELKKIKCPALIIGGDNDLIPVAHTRQIAAGISNAELWIVPNSGHATLIDHSRQFNKKVDEFFQKPHHRLLQIFSRKYNTAL encoded by the coding sequence ATGATGAAATTATTTTGGCTGAGAACCTGGTTATTTACAGGCCTGTTGCTTTTGGGCGCTGCCGGCTGCGGCCGGCTGCGGGTAATGACTTACGGGTATAATAACAATGTGGGGAAATATTATGATATCCGCGGTATTCATATGTACACAGAAGTATATGGTAAGGGTAAGCCGTTGCTAATGATTCACGGCAATGGCGGCGATATGAGCGCTTTTGCAAATAACGTCCCTTATTTTTCAAAAAAATATAAGGTGATCCTGGCCGATAGCCGGGCGCACGGGCGTTCAGCAGATACCTCGGATTCGCTTAGTTTTGAAATGATGGCAGATGATTATGCGGCCTTGCTTACAGCAATGCATATTCCATCTGCTTATGTCCTGGGCTGGAGCGATGGAGGGATCATAGCCCTGGAACTGGCCATGCGCCACCCGGATAAAGTGCTCAAGCTGGCAAGTTCCGGGGCCAATCTTTGGGCTGATTCCGTGGGCCTGCGGCCCGATGTATGGCTGGAAGGAGTGGAAGAATACCAATCCTGGCAAAAACGGCTGCCGTTAACAGATGTAAATGACAGGAATGATTACAAAATTTTTATGCTGGACTATGAGCAGCCCAATATTGCGTTAGAAGAGCTGAAAAAGATCAAATGCCCCGCATTGATCATTGGTGGGGATAATGACCTGATCCCCGTGGCGCATACCCGGCAGATCGCTGCCGGCATCAGTAATGCTGAATTATGGATCGTTCCCAATTCCGGGCATGCCACATTGATTGATCACAGTCGCCAGTTTAATAAAAAAGTGGATGAATTCTTCCAAAAACCCCACCACCGGCTGCTGCAGATCTTTAGTCGTAAATATAATACAGCTTTATAG
- a CDS encoding helix-hairpin-helix domain-containing protein — MAKDRTVRICPQGHQYYKTSLCPVCPVCEAQRKPENSLFVSISAPARRALEAKGIDSAAKLAVLSEKEILALHGMGPSTIPKLKAVLRKQGLQFKK; from the coding sequence ATGGCAAAAGATCGTACAGTAAGGATTTGTCCGCAGGGGCATCAGTATTATAAAACCAGTCTTTGTCCGGTTTGCCCTGTTTGCGAGGCGCAAAGGAAGCCGGAGAACAGCCTGTTCGTTTCGATCAGCGCTCCTGCACGCAGGGCGCTGGAAGCAAAAGGAATTGATAGCGCTGCAAAACTTGCCGTGCTCTCTGAAAAGGAAATTTTAGCGCTTCACGGAATGGGTCCGTCAACAATACCGAAGTTGAAAGCGGTTCTGAGGAAACAGGGACTGCAGTTTAAAAAATGA
- a CDS encoding GlxA family transcriptional regulator, which translates to MKKIVILLLKGANLSSIENPRQGFEEANAYLVNSSRAPLFDIQLAALEPRVQLNNGLYEVQAHQLVHTIKKADLILIPALQEPVATYVQENQAIIPWLLQQYRSGAEIASLCMGAFLLAATGLLDNKNCVTHWKAGNQFSQLFPKVRLLTDKILTDENGVYTSSGAYSASNLILYLIEKYAGREVAIYCSKYFQIDIQRSSQSPFIIFSGMKDHNDDAIREAQEYIEKNFEERLPVDTLCERFAIGRRTFERRFKKATTNTIVEYIQKVKIEAAKKLLEQGRKTIQEIMYDVGYNDVKAFRDVFKKITGMTPVDYKLKYEKINV; encoded by the coding sequence ATGAAAAAGATAGTCATCCTGTTACTTAAAGGCGCTAACCTGTCTTCTATTGAAAACCCAAGGCAGGGGTTTGAAGAAGCCAATGCATACCTGGTCAATAGCAGCCGGGCTCCTTTATTTGATATACAGCTGGCAGCGCTGGAGCCCAGGGTGCAACTGAACAACGGGCTTTACGAAGTGCAGGCCCATCAACTGGTGCATACAATAAAAAAAGCAGACCTTATTCTAATTCCGGCATTGCAGGAACCTGTTGCTACCTATGTTCAGGAGAACCAGGCCATTATACCCTGGCTACTGCAACAATACCGTTCCGGCGCTGAAATAGCCAGCCTTTGCATGGGTGCTTTTTTGCTTGCCGCTACTGGCCTGCTGGATAATAAAAACTGTGTTACGCACTGGAAAGCCGGCAACCAGTTCAGCCAGTTGTTTCCCAAAGTGCGCCTGCTGACCGATAAAATACTCACTGATGAAAATGGCGTTTATACCAGCAGCGGCGCCTATTCTGCTTCCAATCTTATATTGTATCTTATTGAAAAATATGCAGGGCGCGAGGTAGCTATTTATTGCTCCAAATACTTTCAGATCGACATCCAGCGCAGCAGCCAGTCGCCCTTTATCATCTTTTCAGGGATGAAAGATCATAATGATGATGCCATACGGGAAGCCCAGGAATACATAGAAAAGAATTTTGAGGAGCGGCTGCCGGTAGATACCCTTTGTGAGCGATTTGCGATCGGCCGCCGCACTTTTGAGCGCCGTTTCAAAAAAGCCACCACAAATACCATTGTGGAATACATTCAGAAAGTAAAAATAGAAGCCGCCAAGAAATTACTGGAGCAGGGCCGCAAAACCATACAGGAGATTATGTACGATGTGGGTTACAATGATGTAAAGGCTTTCCGGGATGTGTTTAAAAAGATCACAGGTATGACACCGGTTGATTATAAGCTCAAGTACGAGAAAATAAATGTATGA
- a CDS encoding VOC family protein produces MKHSIYPCIWLNGNAREVADFYTTVFRDAVITADSGIVVTFELSGQKFMLLNGGPEFQINPSLSFMMVTTDPAEVDSAWDQLINGGQALMDLGSYPWSPRYGWVQDKYGVSWQLYSNDQWEITQKYVPTLMFTGSQNGRAAEAVHFYTSVFPDSKELGLLKYAADSLDKEGNVQHGEFLLKGYKLGCMDSSVEHRFGFTEGGSLVVDCKDQEEIDQYWQKLTADGGAESQCGWLKDKFGFSWQIIPVQLGQMMGKGEPEKNQRMMSALMKMKKLDVAALEAAYNGTI; encoded by the coding sequence ATGAAGCATTCTATTTATCCCTGTATCTGGTTAAACGGCAACGCCCGGGAAGTAGCTGATTTTTATACAACTGTTTTCCGCGATGCAGTTATTACAGCCGATTCCGGTATTGTGGTTACTTTTGAATTAAGTGGTCAGAAGTTCATGCTGCTGAATGGAGGGCCGGAGTTTCAGATCAATCCATCGCTTTCTTTTATGATGGTTACAACAGATCCGGCTGAAGTGGATTCAGCCTGGGATCAGTTGATCAATGGCGGCCAGGCATTAATGGATCTGGGATCCTATCCCTGGAGCCCGCGATATGGATGGGTACAGGATAAATATGGAGTATCCTGGCAACTATATTCCAATGATCAATGGGAGATAACACAAAAATATGTGCCCACACTGATGTTTACCGGTAGCCAGAATGGCCGTGCAGCAGAAGCGGTTCATTTCTACACCTCTGTATTTCCCGATTCAAAAGAACTAGGTCTGTTGAAATATGCCGCAGATAGCCTGGACAAGGAAGGAAACGTGCAGCACGGTGAGTTCCTGCTGAAGGGGTATAAACTGGGCTGTATGGATAGTTCTGTTGAGCACCGGTTTGGTTTTACAGAAGGAGGGTCACTGGTAGTGGATTGTAAAGACCAGGAAGAAATTGATCAGTACTGGCAGAAGCTTACAGCAGATGGCGGGGCAGAAAGCCAGTGCGGCTGGTTAAAAGATAAATTTGGTTTCAGCTGGCAGATTATTCCCGTGCAACTGGGGCAAATGATGGGTAAAGGCGAGCCGGAAAAAAATCAGCGGATGATGAGCGCCTTAATGAAAATGAAGAAGCTGGATGTTGCAGCTCTGGAAGCCGCCTATAACGGAACTATATAA
- a CDS encoding S9 family peptidase, with product MNFTVRKCSGFIIALLILFLNKAIAQKLQWSADGNSFYSFSENGISAIDPVNPANNKVFMTGQELTPKGASKALNVQSFTISPDGKQILLFANTQRVWRQNTRGDYWIYNRDSKMLSQLGKDLPAASLMFAKFSPDGTKVAYVSKHNIYIENLADHKRTQITQDGTDRMINGTFDWVYEEEFGCQDGFRWSPDGSRIAYWKLDARGIRNFLMIDNTDSLYSFTIPVEYPKVGQDPSSCTIWFYDLATGKSRRAQVEGDPVQHYIPRMEWAPNGKAIVLQQLNRAQNESRLFLVDVAGAKGKVFYTETDPAWIDIKSRWNENDPTGWDWLNDKGDFLWISEKGGWRQIYKINLDGKESLITKGNYDVIKFDFYDAATQTIYYTASPDNATQTYLYKISSNGGQGDRVTPTALAGTNEYTISPNGKLALLNHSSANEIAYGAVVSLPQHQELVKAPRTKAAAPNDPKTEFFKVKTADGVELDGWMVKPAHFDTTKKYPVVFYVYGEPASQTVVDNYSAGKNFLYNGSMAEDGYVYISIENRGTPAPRGREWRRSIYKKIGQLNIRDQAMGAREILKWNFIDTSRVAVWGWSGGGSSTLNLLFQYPDIYKTGIAIAAVTNQLLYDNIYQERYMGVPVASNEDFVKGSPITYAKNLRGNLLYIHGTGDDNVHYQNAEMLINELIKDGKQFQLMSYPNRTHSISEGEGTREHLSTLYTNYLKTYCPPGGR from the coding sequence ATGAATTTTACAGTGAGAAAATGCAGCGGCTTTATCATAGCCTTACTGATACTGTTCCTGAACAAAGCCATTGCCCAGAAGCTGCAGTGGTCTGCCGATGGGAACAGCTTTTACAGTTTTTCTGAAAATGGCATTTCAGCTATTGACCCTGTAAATCCTGCTAACAATAAAGTATTTATGACCGGGCAGGAGCTTACGCCGAAAGGAGCCTCAAAAGCCCTGAATGTACAAAGCTTTACCATTTCCCCGGATGGTAAACAGATCCTTCTTTTTGCAAATACCCAACGCGTCTGGCGCCAGAACACCCGGGGCGATTACTGGATCTATAACCGGGATTCAAAGATGCTGAGCCAACTGGGTAAAGACCTGCCTGCCGCATCCCTGATGTTTGCAAAATTTTCTCCGGACGGAACGAAGGTGGCTTACGTATCCAAACACAATATTTATATTGAAAACCTGGCAGATCACAAGCGCACACAAATTACCCAGGATGGCACTGACCGCATGATCAATGGTACATTTGACTGGGTATATGAAGAAGAATTCGGCTGCCAGGATGGTTTTCGCTGGTCACCGGATGGCAGCAGGATCGCTTACTGGAAATTAGACGCCAGGGGTATCCGCAATTTTTTAATGATCGACAATACGGATTCCCTTTACTCGTTCACGATTCCTGTGGAATACCCCAAAGTAGGACAGGACCCCAGCTCCTGTACGATCTGGTTTTATGACCTGGCAACAGGAAAATCACGCCGGGCACAGGTGGAAGGTGATCCTGTCCAGCACTATATTCCAAGAATGGAATGGGCGCCCAACGGTAAGGCAATTGTGCTGCAACAACTGAACCGCGCGCAGAATGAAAGCCGTTTGTTTTTGGTGGATGTTGCCGGTGCCAAAGGCAAGGTTTTTTATACAGAAACAGATCCTGCATGGATAGATATCAAAAGCCGGTGGAATGAGAATGATCCTACTGGCTGGGACTGGCTGAACGATAAAGGCGATTTCCTGTGGATATCTGAAAAAGGAGGTTGGCGCCAGATTTACAAAATAAACCTGGATGGAAAAGAATCATTAATTACAAAAGGAAATTATGATGTGATCAAATTTGATTTTTATGATGCCGCTACCCAAACCATTTATTATACCGCGTCCCCGGATAATGCCACACAAACTTATTTATATAAAATAAGCAGCAATGGCGGACAGGGAGACCGGGTTACGCCAACTGCCCTTGCCGGAACCAACGAATATACCATTTCGCCTAATGGTAAGCTCGCATTGCTGAACCATAGCAGCGCCAATGAAATTGCGTATGGCGCCGTGGTAAGCCTGCCACAACACCAGGAGCTGGTAAAAGCGCCCAGAACAAAAGCTGCTGCTCCAAATGATCCTAAAACCGAATTTTTTAAGGTAAAAACCGCAGATGGTGTGGAGCTGGACGGCTGGATGGTAAAGCCGGCCCATTTTGACACAACCAAAAAATACCCGGTTGTATTTTATGTTTATGGTGAGCCGGCATCGCAAACTGTTGTTGACAACTATAGCGCCGGTAAGAACTTTTTGTATAATGGCAGCATGGCGGAGGATGGCTATGTTTATATCTCTATTGAGAACCGTGGCACCCCTGCTCCCAGGGGAAGAGAATGGCGCAGATCTATTTACAAAAAAATAGGGCAACTGAATATCCGTGACCAGGCAATGGGCGCCCGGGAAATTTTAAAATGGAACTTTATTGATACCAGCCGCGTTGCCGTGTGGGGATGGAGCGGTGGCGGATCCTCTACATTAAACCTGCTGTTCCAGTATCCTGATATCTACAAAACCGGCATTGCCATTGCAGCGGTCACCAACCAGCTGCTATACGACAATATTTACCAGGAACGGTATATGGGCGTGCCTGTTGCTTCCAATGAAGATTTTGTAAAAGGCTCCCCTATTACCTATGCAAAAAACTTAAGGGGCAACCTGCTATACATACACGGAACCGGGGATGACAATGTGCATTATCAGAATGCCGAAATGCTGATCAATGAACTGATCAAAGACGGGAAACAATTTCAGCTGATGTCCTATCCCAACCGCACACATTCCATTTCGGAAGGAGAAGGTACAAGAGAGCACCTGTCCACTTTATATACCAATTACCTGAAAACCTACTGCCCTCCGGGTGGCAGGTAA
- a CDS encoding ATP-binding protein has translation MLVANTGTLLNNEQYARSLGISGPTVKRYLDFLEGAFLIRRLQPWLANVQKRIVRSAKIYVRDTGIVHAVCGIASPAELPGNVIIGGSRESYVVEEVIRHLPKKLRAFYYRTQHGAEADLVLVKGIRPVACIEIEYSKAPVPASGFYQCIKDLKTKHNYLIYAGKEGYQNREGVQFTSLEEMLQVYYLFLINTCYRVKLKFNFEFTR, from the coding sequence ATGCTGGTAGCCAATACCGGCACCCTGCTTAACAATGAACAGTATGCCCGGTCGCTTGGCATCAGTGGGCCAACCGTAAAACGTTACCTGGATTTCCTGGAAGGGGCCTTCCTTATCCGCCGGTTACAACCCTGGTTAGCCAATGTCCAAAAGAGAATTGTACGGTCCGCCAAAATATATGTGCGGGATACGGGTATTGTGCACGCTGTATGCGGTATTGCATCACCGGCTGAACTGCCCGGTAATGTCATCATCGGCGGTAGCAGGGAATCCTATGTGGTAGAAGAAGTGATCAGGCATCTGCCCAAAAAGCTCCGGGCATTTTATTATCGTACCCAGCATGGGGCAGAAGCAGACCTGGTGCTGGTAAAGGGAATACGGCCTGTTGCCTGTATTGAAATCGAGTACAGCAAAGCACCCGTTCCCGCTAGCGGCTTTTACCAATGCATTAAGGACCTGAAAACAAAACATAATTATCTGATATATGCCGGAAAGGAAGGCTACCAGAACCGGGAGGGCGTTCAATTTACTTCTTTAGAGGAAATGCTTCAGGTATATTACCTGTTCTTGATTAATACTTGCTACCGAGTAAAATTAAAATTTAACTTTGAATTTACTCGGTAG
- a CDS encoding Gfo/Idh/MocA family protein — protein sequence MNRKDFVKTAGLGVASVAILPSETVLKPTAATKLKVAIVGVGARGIWHLDLLLKRNDVDVVGVCDIDPRTITAAKEKVAAAGKKHPVYYSAGPDDWKKMYAKKGIDAVIIATPWELHKPMIIGALEAGIQYVGSEVIIGISLQDHWDVVKAAEQHNGHVMMLENVCYRRDVLAVLNMVRQNILGEMIHLQGGYQHDLRGVKFNDGKTPYGRGAEFGHVDGYSESRWRTDHSVWRNGDLYPTHGIGPLAHYININRGNRFLSLNSFATKSRGLHNYIVDVGGPTHKNAKVNFKLGDIVTTQISCVNGETIILQHDTNLPRPYSLGFRVQGTKGLWMDVNNGMYVEGVSKPHTWDDAKEWLDKYDHPLWKKYGKDAAGAGHGGMDFFVIHAFIESAKRKLPTPIDVYDSATWSAITPLSEQSIALGHQTVEFPDFTGGDWMYRKTTFALNDDY from the coding sequence ATGAATAGAAAAGATTTTGTAAAAACCGCAGGTTTAGGTGTTGCATCAGTTGCCATACTGCCGTCCGAAACCGTATTGAAACCAACTGCTGCCACTAAATTAAAAGTTGCCATAGTGGGCGTTGGTGCACGGGGCATCTGGCACCTGGACTTACTGTTGAAAAGAAATGATGTGGATGTGGTAGGCGTTTGTGATATTGACCCAAGAACCATTACAGCTGCAAAAGAAAAAGTGGCTGCTGCCGGAAAAAAGCATCCTGTATATTATTCAGCCGGCCCTGACGACTGGAAGAAAATGTATGCCAAAAAAGGCATAGACGCTGTTATTATTGCCACCCCCTGGGAACTGCACAAACCCATGATCATTGGCGCACTGGAAGCCGGCATTCAATATGTAGGATCAGAGGTGATCATAGGCATTTCCCTGCAGGATCATTGGGATGTGGTAAAAGCGGCAGAACAGCATAATGGTCATGTAATGATGCTGGAGAATGTTTGTTACCGCCGGGATGTGCTGGCTGTGCTGAACATGGTGCGCCAGAATATTCTCGGGGAAATGATCCATTTGCAGGGCGGGTACCAGCATGATCTCAGGGGTGTGAAATTCAATGATGGAAAAACCCCTTATGGTAGAGGTGCAGAATTTGGCCATGTAGACGGGTATTCCGAATCCAGATGGCGCACGGATCATTCCGTTTGGCGGAATGGAGATCTGTATCCTACCCACGGCATCGGGCCATTGGCGCATTACATCAATATTAACAGGGGTAACCGCTTCCTGTCGCTGAATTCCTTTGCCACCAAATCAAGAGGCCTGCATAATTATATTGTGGATGTTGGCGGCCCTACCCATAAAAATGCAAAGGTGAACTTTAAGCTGGGAGATATTGTTACCACCCAGATCAGTTGTGTAAACGGCGAAACGATCATTCTGCAGCATGATACCAACCTGCCCCGCCCGTATTCGCTGGGCTTCCGTGTACAGGGTACCAAAGGTTTGTGGATGGATGTGAATAACGGCATGTACGTAGAAGGCGTTTCCAAACCGCATACCTGGGATGATGCCAAGGAGTGGTTAGACAAATATGATCACCCGCTCTGGAAAAAATACGGTAAAGATGCGGCAGGAGCCGGTCACGGAGGCATGGACTTTTTTGTGATCCATGCATTTATAGAGTCCGCAAAAAGAAAATTACCTACACCCATTGATGTGTATGATTCTGCAACGTGGAGCGCTATTACCCCGTTAAGCGAGCAGTCTATTGCCCTGGGCCACCAGACGGTTGAGTTCCCGGATTTTACCGGTGGCGACTGGATGTACCGGAAAACAACCTTTGCGCTGAACGATGACTATTAA